In a genomic window of Lycium ferocissimum isolate CSIRO_LF1 chromosome 9, AGI_CSIRO_Lferr_CH_V1, whole genome shotgun sequence:
- the LOC132030838 gene encoding zinc finger BED domain-containing protein DAYSLEEPER-like, whose protein sequence is MATPETPATPTENHETVPKSEMIHEHSHEMVPENEMTHEQGHEMVPENEMTHEQSHEMVPENEMIHEHNHEMVPEHEMTHEHNHEMVPEHEMMHEHNHEMVPEHEMTHEHHHEMVPEHEMAHEHHLVHGNEIVPSNEMVPDDELIPLNEMVLAEPQPNYIETPPNNLETQPSKRRKKKSIVWEHFTIENMGGGTRRAQCKQCKQSFAYSTGSKVAGTSHLKRHIAKGTCPVVLRNQQNNNQLSPYSTPSKVSGYGGSTDPPKRRYRTASAPYLAFDPDRCRQEISRMIIMHDYPLHMVEHSGFLAFVQNLQPRFDMVSFNTVQGDCVATYLREKQAIQKVIEGVPGRICLTLDMWSSCYTVGYVFITGQYIDSDWKIHRKILNIIMEPYPDSDTAFSHAVAACLSDWSMEGKLFSVTINQLLGDSAVDNLRALLSVKNPLVLNGQLLVASCLARTLSSIAQGAFKFLHGTVKKIRDSVKYVKTSESHEEKFIELKQQLQVPSTKTLALDDQTQWNTTYEMLLAASELKEVFSCLDTSDPDYKDAPSMEDWKQVEVLCNYLKILFDTANLLTAPTIPTTNTFFHEAWKIQLELARAAANEDPSISSLTKTMQEEFDKYWKSCCLILAIAVVMDPRFKMKLVEFSFTKIYGEEAATYVKIVEEGIHELFLEYVALPLPLTPTYAEEVNGGVLKQENGGAGEAGLTDFDAYIMETTSQQSRSELDQYLEESLLPRVHEFDVVGWWKLNRMKYPTLSKMARDILSVPVSTVTADSVFSTVGKEMDRYRCSLRPETVEALICAKDWLQNASVNTSLHAPIKMEVPI, encoded by the coding sequence ATGGCGACCCCAGAAACCCCAGCTACTCCCACTGAGAATCATGAGACAGTGCCGAAAAGTGAGATGATACATGAGCACAGTCATGAGATGGTGCCGGAAAATGAGATGACACATGAACAGGGTCATGAGATGGTGCCGGAAAATGAGATGACACATGAACAGAGTCATGAGATGGTGCCGGAAAATGAGATGATACATGAACATAATCATGAGATGGTGCCGGAACATGAGATGACACATGAACATAATCACGAGATGGTTCCGGAACATGAGATGATGCATGAACATAATCACGAGATGGTGCCAGAACATGAGATGACACATGAACATCATCATGAGATGGTGCCGGAACATGAGATGGCACATGAACATCATTTGGTGCATGGTAATGAGATAGTCCCCAGCAATGAAATGGTTCCGGACGATGAGCTGATCCCGCTAAACGAGATGGTCCTTGCAGAGCCACAACCCAACTATATAGAAACACCTCCAAACAATCTAGAAACACAACCGAGCAAGCGTAGGAAAAAGAAGTCAATAGTTTGGGAACACTTCACCATTGAAAATATGGGTGGTGGAACTAGAAGGGCACAATGTAAGCAGTGCAAGCAATCATTTGCATACAGTACAGGTTCAAAAGTAGCTGGCACTAGTCACCTGAAGCGCCATATCGCCAAAGGAACCTGTCCAGTAGTCCTACGGAACCAACAGAATAATAATCAATTGAGCCCGTATAGTACACCTTCCAAGGTGAGTGGATATGGTGGTAGTACTGATCCACCAAAACGACGTTATCGGACTGCTTCTGCTCCTTACCTTGCTTTTGATCCCGACCGGTGCCGCCAGGAGATCTCTAGGATGATCATCATGCACGACTATCCCCTTCACATGGTTGAGCATTCAGGCTTTCTTGCTTTTGTCCAGAATCTTCAACCTCGTTTCGATATGGTGAGCTTCAACACTGTGCAAGGAGATTGTGTTGCAACTTATCTTAGAGAGAAACAAGCCATTCAGAAGGTGATTGAAGGAGTGCCTGGACGAATCTGCTTAACCCTAGATATGTGGTCCTCCTGCTACACCGTGGGCTACGTGTTCATAACTGGGCAGTATATTGACAGTGACTGGAAAATTCACAGGAAAATACTCAATATCATCATGGAACCATATCCAGATTCCGACACGGCTTTTAGCCATGCTGTTGCTGCTTGCCTTTCTGACTGGAGCATGGAAGGGAAGTTATTTTCTGTCACTATTAATCAACTGTTGGGTGATTCAGCTGTTGATAATCTTAGAGCTTTACTATCTGTGAAGAACCCTCTTGTGCTCAATGGTCAGTTGTTGGTAGCAAGTTGTCTTGCTCGAACTTTAAGCAGCATTGCTCAAGGTGCATTTAAGTTTTTGCATGGAACtgttaagaaaataagagaTAGCGTGAAGTACGTGAAAACATCGGAATCTCATGAGGAAAAGTTTATCGAGCTCAAACAGCAGCTTCAGGTACCGAGCACAAAGACTTTGGCACTCGATGACCAAACTCAATGGAACACGACTTACGAGATGTTGTTGGCTGCATCAGAGTTGAAGGAAGTATTTTCATGCTTGGATACATCCGATCCTGATTACAAGGACGCCCCGTCAATGGAAGATTGGAAGCAAGTTGAGGTTCTGTGTAATTACTTGAAAATCCTATTCGACACAGCCAATCTTCTGACTGCaccaacaattccaacaaccaACACGTTCTTCCACGAAGCGTGGAAGATTCAATTGGAACTGGCTCGTGCTGCAGCAAACGAAGATCCATCCATCAGCAGCCTTACTAAAACAATGCAAGAGGAGTTTGATAAATACTGGAAGAGTTGTTGTCTAATATTAGCTATCGCCGTAGTAATGGACCCACGCTTCAAAATGAAGCTCGTCGAATTCAGCTTCACGAAAATATACGGTGAAGAAGCTGCCACCTATGTGAAGATTGTCGAAGAAGGAATCCACGAGCTCTTCCTTGAATATGTGGCACTTCCTCTACCTCTGACTCCAACTTATGCCGAAGAGGTAAACGGTGGAGTTTTGAAGCAGGAGAATGGCGGGGCCGGGGAGGCCGGACTTACAGATTTTGATGCTTATATTATGGAGACGACAAGCCAGCAGTCAAGGTCAGAACTTGATCAATATTTGGAAGAGTCCTTGTTGCCTCGTGTTCACGAGTTTGATGTGGTGGGTTGGTGGAAGCTTAACAGGATGAAGTACCCGACTCTGTCGAAAATGGCTCGTGATATCTTGTCAGTTCCGGTTTCTACCGTTACAGCCGACTCTGTATTTAGCACGGTGGGGAAAGAGATGGATCGTTACAGGTGTTCTTTGCGACCCGAGACTGTTGAGGCCCTCATTTGCGCGAAGGATTGGCTTCAGAATGCATCTGTAAATACTTCTTTACATGCACCAATAAAAATGGAAGTCCCGATTTAG